A window of the Chloroflexus sp. Y-396-1 genome harbors these coding sequences:
- the uvrC gene encoding excinuclease ABC subunit UvrC, whose amino-acid sequence MDLSHTAVRDHAAFLERLRLVPDQPGVYLWKDAQGRLLYVGKSKRLRDRMRSYFGSPRSLNGKTRRLVSHIADFEIIITQSELEALLLEMNLIKQHRPPYNILLKDDKTYPYIKVTVNEEWPRVFATRQVLNDGARYFGPYASAGSVYQALDILNRLFAFRPPYECKDDKFNRHRKQGKPCLYYQMRRCLGPCVPGLVTKEAYRQAIEAVCHFLEGKSDQIVRELRAQMEQAAEQLEFERAAYLRDRIQAIEKISERQQVLRTVDTDQDVIAFAREDGSAVVQVLFIRGGKLINAEPFTLQGTEGESDEALLASFITQFYQNAPTVPPSLLLAEHIEEPLIIASWLQQKSGHRVEITVPRRGEKRQLVEMAANNARQKLREIREQWLNSEQRAVAALSELRDLLELPTLPRRIECYDVSNTQGQHSVASMVVFEHGEPRPAYYRRFKIKTVSGANDVASLREVISRRFRRAAEALGEPQPVSEPAAEEEPKAGDSSGTDQQTLEHWAELPDLLLVDGGQGQVAAVVAALRELGFDQIPVVGVAKGPDRNRFDLVRIGCEPIVLARDSKALALIQRIDEEAHRFAITYHRKLRSKAALRSPLEDIPGIGPKRKRALLKAFGSLEGIRRASIDEIAAVPGMTRKLAEELKNLL is encoded by the coding sequence ATGGATCTCAGTCATACTGCTGTACGCGATCATGCCGCCTTTCTTGAGCGGCTCCGCTTAGTTCCCGATCAACCGGGCGTCTACCTCTGGAAAGACGCACAGGGCCGTTTGCTGTATGTTGGTAAGAGCAAACGGCTGCGCGACCGTATGCGCTCATATTTTGGCTCACCGCGTAGTCTCAATGGTAAGACCCGACGGTTAGTCAGTCATATTGCTGATTTTGAAATTATTATCACCCAGAGCGAGTTAGAGGCGCTGTTGCTAGAAATGAACCTAATTAAACAGCATCGGCCGCCGTATAACATTCTGCTCAAAGATGATAAGACATATCCGTACATTAAGGTCACCGTCAACGAAGAGTGGCCGCGAGTGTTTGCCACCCGTCAGGTACTGAACGATGGCGCCCGTTATTTTGGCCCCTACGCCAGCGCCGGTTCAGTCTACCAGGCACTCGATATTCTGAATCGACTGTTCGCGTTCCGGCCACCCTACGAATGCAAAGACGATAAATTCAACCGCCATCGCAAGCAAGGGAAGCCCTGCCTCTACTATCAGATGCGTCGTTGTTTGGGGCCGTGTGTGCCTGGTTTGGTGACGAAAGAAGCCTATCGGCAGGCAATTGAAGCAGTGTGCCACTTCCTCGAAGGCAAGAGTGATCAAATCGTGCGTGAATTACGTGCGCAGATGGAGCAGGCCGCCGAACAATTGGAGTTCGAGCGAGCAGCCTATTTGCGTGATCGGATTCAGGCAATCGAGAAGATTTCGGAACGGCAACAGGTGTTACGTACTGTTGATACCGATCAGGACGTGATTGCCTTCGCCCGCGAAGATGGGAGTGCCGTGGTGCAGGTGCTCTTCATTCGCGGCGGAAAGCTGATTAACGCCGAGCCATTTACGCTGCAAGGCACGGAAGGCGAAAGCGATGAGGCATTGCTCGCTTCGTTCATTACCCAATTCTACCAGAACGCCCCCACCGTTCCCCCCAGTCTGCTGCTCGCCGAGCATATCGAAGAACCGTTGATTATCGCTTCGTGGTTGCAACAAAAGAGTGGCCATCGCGTAGAGATTACCGTTCCACGACGCGGCGAGAAGCGGCAGTTGGTGGAAATGGCGGCGAACAATGCCCGCCAGAAGTTGCGCGAAATTCGCGAGCAGTGGCTCAATTCTGAACAGCGAGCCGTTGCTGCTCTAAGTGAGCTGCGTGACCTGCTCGAATTGCCCACTCTACCCCGCCGGATCGAGTGCTACGATGTCTCAAATACCCAGGGACAGCATTCAGTGGCCAGTATGGTAGTGTTCGAGCACGGTGAACCGCGTCCTGCTTATTACCGCCGTTTTAAGATCAAGACGGTGAGTGGGGCAAACGATGTGGCTTCACTGCGCGAAGTAATCAGTCGGCGTTTCCGCCGGGCAGCCGAGGCGTTGGGTGAGCCTCAGCCCGTTTCCGAACCTGCTGCCGAAGAAGAACCCAAGGCCGGTGATTCATCCGGTACCGATCAACAGACGCTGGAACATTGGGCTGAGTTGCCCGATCTCTTACTGGTTGATGGTGGGCAAGGTCAGGTTGCGGCAGTTGTTGCTGCCCTGCGTGAACTTGGTTTTGACCAAATCCCGGTAGTTGGCGTTGCTAAGGGGCCTGATCGTAACCGGTTTGATCTGGTACGCATAGGCTGTGAACCGATCGTGCTGGCCCGCGATAGCAAAGCCCTGGCGCTGATCCAGCGGATCGATGAAGAAGCGCATCGCTTTGCTATCACGTATCATCGCAAATTGCGTAGTAAAGCTGCGCTTCGTTCACCACTCGAAGATATTCCGGGGATTGGGCCGAAACGGAAGCGAGCATTACTCAAGGCGTTCGGTTCGTTAGAAGGTATTCGGCGGGCCAGCATCGATGAAATTGCCGCCGTACCTGGTATGACGCGCAAGCTTGCCGAGGAGCTGAAGAATCTGCTGTAA
- a CDS encoding metallophosphoesterase, translated as MATTLSSTKTKSKQQPCLRYSPRWIGAGLAGSMMAGIASFYGGLPIAITLAGAGIVGAGYALAIEPRRVQLNLHELSFLNLPVGLDGLTIGQLSDLHLGHHYSFTNAYRAIDQLLSAQPEIIVLTGDLVQNRSAIRHLPDVLQRLQAPLGIYAVPGNHDYWEGMSYIATILRDHGIRLLLNRHWLVERHGARLLLAGVDDHWDGSPDLKLALGGAPEHDFRLLLAHCPDIADEAAAAGFDLQLSGHTHGGHVRFPGLGPLCLPRHGWRYDMGHFQVGRMQLFVSRGVGGLPLRFGCPPEVSLFRLRRVGG; from the coding sequence ATGGCAACCACACTCTCATCGACAAAAACTAAATCGAAACAGCAACCATGCCTACGCTATTCACCACGCTGGATCGGGGCCGGCCTAGCAGGAAGTATGATGGCCGGTATAGCCAGCTTTTATGGTGGTTTACCCATTGCGATCACCCTGGCCGGAGCAGGTATAGTCGGTGCTGGCTATGCACTGGCAATTGAGCCGCGTCGCGTGCAGCTAAACCTTCATGAACTGAGCTTTCTCAATCTTCCTGTTGGGCTTGATGGCTTAACTATTGGTCAGTTGAGCGATCTGCACCTGGGTCATCACTACAGCTTTACCAATGCCTACCGGGCAATTGATCAATTGCTGTCAGCTCAACCAGAGATCATCGTATTAACCGGTGACCTGGTGCAGAATCGATCAGCCATTCGTCACCTACCTGACGTGTTGCAGCGCTTGCAAGCTCCGCTCGGTATCTATGCCGTACCCGGCAATCACGACTATTGGGAGGGGATGTCGTATATCGCGACAATCCTGCGTGACCACGGCATCAGGTTGTTGCTTAATCGACACTGGCTCGTCGAACGTCACGGTGCTCGTCTGCTATTGGCCGGGGTTGATGATCATTGGGATGGCAGCCCTGATTTGAAGCTAGCGCTCGGTGGCGCCCCAGAACACGATTTTCGCCTGCTGCTCGCCCATTGCCCGGATATTGCCGACGAAGCGGCAGCAGCCGGTTTCGATTTACAACTCTCAGGCCATACTCATGGCGGTCATGTGCGCTTCCCCGGACTGGGGCCACTCTGTCTTCCCCGTCACGGCTGGCGCTACGATATGGGGCATTTCCAGGTTGGCCGCATGCAGTTGTTCGTGAGTCGCGGTGTTGGCGGTTTACCGCTACGTTTCGGCTGTCCACCCGAAGTCAGCCTGTTCCGGTTACGTCGTGTCGGCGGTTAA
- a CDS encoding DUF58 domain-containing protein: MTLLRSITIIAIVWMILDPSLVIGIVVSALVGLQMAAWVWPRLVYNQISWQRSVPSALSPAEKADVVLQIIYRGWLPLPYLVVREDIPASLSEIPRRQWVVSLRPGQHYTLRYSIQGRQRGLYWLGPLKMWVGSVFAINEVQLGEPQQTPLTIVPTVLPFQTFYLPAALPYSQERYHLSLFDDPAQKMGVRQYQIGDPPRRIDWKTSARVGDLQIRELAPVIARETLIVLAFAESEYPGRFSYDNRERAVVAAASLAAALIYRRQPVGFQSNGYDPLLRQPVATLAPAAGVDHLREILLRLGRIEPATDGEPIDNVLLGHLALNRGGTLVLITSSLSVRILPVLLAIRRSGIKVSVALADPGPTDLLQARQHGITAFQINRDGVLVPDV, translated from the coding sequence ATGACGTTGCTCCGCTCGATAACCATTATTGCCATCGTCTGGATGATACTCGATCCGAGTCTGGTCATCGGGATAGTAGTATCTGCTTTGGTCGGTTTACAGATGGCAGCCTGGGTCTGGCCACGGCTTGTTTATAACCAGATTTCATGGCAACGATCCGTTCCCTCAGCATTATCGCCCGCTGAAAAGGCAGATGTCGTGCTACAGATTATCTACCGCGGATGGTTGCCACTGCCGTACCTGGTTGTGCGTGAAGACATTCCTGCCAGCCTGAGTGAGATACCGCGTCGGCAATGGGTCGTGAGCTTACGTCCGGGCCAACATTACACACTCCGCTACTCAATCCAGGGGCGGCAGCGTGGTCTGTACTGGCTCGGACCGCTCAAGATGTGGGTCGGTTCGGTGTTCGCGATCAATGAAGTGCAGCTTGGTGAACCGCAACAAACGCCACTGACTATCGTGCCAACAGTGCTGCCGTTCCAGACATTCTATTTACCAGCCGCGTTGCCCTACAGTCAGGAGCGTTACCACTTGAGCTTATTCGACGATCCGGCGCAGAAAATGGGGGTACGTCAATACCAGATAGGTGATCCGCCGCGGCGCATCGATTGGAAGACCAGTGCCCGCGTGGGTGATCTTCAGATTCGTGAACTAGCGCCGGTCATCGCCCGTGAAACGCTGATCGTGCTGGCATTCGCGGAAAGCGAATACCCCGGTCGATTTTCATATGACAACCGTGAGCGTGCAGTCGTTGCGGCTGCTTCACTGGCCGCAGCCTTGATCTATCGGCGTCAGCCCGTTGGTTTTCAGAGCAACGGTTATGATCCGTTGCTGCGTCAGCCTGTGGCAACTCTGGCGCCAGCCGCTGGTGTCGATCATCTACGCGAAATCCTGCTCAGGCTGGGCCGGATCGAGCCGGCAACCGATGGTGAGCCGATTGATAATGTGCTCTTGGGTCATCTGGCCCTGAATCGCGGTGGGACACTGGTGCTGATTACGAGTTCGCTCAGTGTGCGTATCCTACCGGTCCTGCTGGCAATTCGGCGCAGCGGGATCAAGGTTTCCGTTGCGCTGGCCGATCCAGGCCCAACCGATCTGCTGCAAGCCAGACAACACGGGATCACAGCGTTTCAGATCAATCGCGATGGGGTACTTGTTCCAGATGTGTAA
- a CDS encoding carboxyl transferase domain-containing protein codes for MSIIHSHIQTNSPDFQANFAYHQALAADLRTLLAEIRQGGGAEQRRRHEERGKLFVRDRIDTLIDPDSAFLEIGALAAYKVYDEEVPAAGIVCGIGLVAGRPVMIIANDATVKGGTYFPLTVKKHLRAQEIARENRLPCIYLVDSGGAYLPLQSEVFPDRDHFGRIFYNQAQMSAEGIPQIACVMGSCTAGGAYVPAMSDEVVIVKGNGTIFLGGPPLVKAATGEEVTAEELGGADVHTRVSGVADYFANDDREALAIVRDIVAHLGPRQRAQWELRDPEPPRYDPREIYGILPRDFRQSYDVRELIARIVDGSRFHEFKARYGTTLVCGFAHIEGFPVGILANNGILFSESALKGAHFIELCCTRNIPLVFLQNITGFMVGKQYENGGIAKDGAKLVTAVSCANVPKFTVIVGGSFGAGNYGMCGRAYQPRQLWMWPNARISVMGGMQAANVLLTIRRDNLRARGQDMTPEEQERFMAPILAKYEQEGHPYYASARLWDDGVIDPIETRRVLALGLAAAAEAPIPPTRFGVFRM; via the coding sequence ATGTCGATCATTCATTCGCACATTCAGACCAACAGTCCTGACTTCCAGGCCAATTTTGCTTATCATCAGGCGTTAGCTGCCGACTTGCGCACATTGTTAGCCGAAATTCGTCAGGGTGGCGGCGCCGAGCAGCGTCGACGTCATGAAGAACGTGGCAAGCTGTTCGTGCGTGATCGCATTGATACCCTGATTGATCCTGATAGTGCGTTTCTTGAAATTGGTGCGCTGGCCGCGTATAAGGTTTACGATGAAGAAGTTCCGGCGGCTGGTATTGTTTGTGGTATCGGTCTGGTGGCCGGCCGGCCGGTGATGATCATCGCTAATGATGCGACTGTCAAGGGCGGTACCTATTTTCCTCTTACCGTCAAGAAACATTTGCGCGCTCAGGAAATTGCCCGTGAAAATCGGTTACCGTGCATTTATTTGGTTGACAGCGGCGGAGCCTATTTACCGCTGCAAAGTGAAGTCTTTCCCGACCGTGACCACTTCGGACGTATTTTCTACAACCAAGCCCAGATGTCAGCCGAGGGTATTCCCCAAATTGCCTGCGTTATGGGCAGTTGTACCGCTGGTGGTGCCTACGTACCGGCGATGAGCGATGAAGTGGTGATTGTGAAAGGGAATGGTACTATCTTTTTAGGTGGGCCACCGTTGGTCAAAGCAGCTACCGGTGAAGAGGTTACCGCTGAAGAGTTGGGTGGCGCTGATGTCCACACTCGTGTCTCCGGTGTGGCCGACTACTTCGCCAATGACGACCGCGAAGCGTTGGCAATTGTGCGTGATATTGTGGCTCATCTAGGTCCTCGCCAGCGTGCGCAATGGGAACTCCGTGATCCTGAACCGCCGCGCTACGATCCACGTGAGATTTATGGTATTCTGCCCCGTGATTTCCGTCAGAGCTACGATGTTCGTGAATTGATTGCGCGCATTGTAGACGGCAGTCGTTTCCATGAGTTCAAAGCGCGTTATGGTACAACGCTCGTGTGTGGTTTTGCCCACATTGAGGGTTTTCCGGTCGGGATTCTGGCCAATAATGGTATTCTATTCAGTGAAAGTGCACTCAAGGGTGCACATTTCATCGAATTGTGTTGTACCCGCAATATTCCGTTAGTTTTTCTGCAGAACATCACCGGTTTCATGGTTGGTAAGCAGTATGAAAATGGTGGAATCGCCAAAGATGGGGCCAAACTTGTGACCGCAGTGAGTTGCGCAAACGTGCCAAAATTCACCGTCATTGTCGGCGGTAGTTTTGGGGCCGGGAATTACGGCATGTGTGGGCGAGCCTACCAACCGCGTCAGCTCTGGATGTGGCCTAATGCTCGTATCAGTGTGATGGGGGGAATGCAGGCGGCAAACGTGCTGCTAACTATCCGGCGTGATAATCTGCGTGCCCGTGGTCAGGATATGACCCCCGAAGAGCAAGAGCGCTTTATGGCACCGATTCTGGCTAAGTATGAACAAGAGGGACATCCGTACTACGCCAGTGCCCGTTTGTGGGATGATGGGGTGATCGATCCGATTGAGACTAGGCGGGTATTGGCGCTCGGTCTGGCAGCGGCAGCCGAGGCTCCGATACCGCCGACCCGCTTTGGTGTCTTCCGCATGTAG
- a CDS encoding pseudouridine-5'-phosphate glycosidase has product MLRIAEEVSTALEEGRAVVALESTLISHGLPYPHNLAVAEGLEAEVRAAGAVPATIGLIEGVPVIGLNGNELERLAAGGERVRKLSRRDIGAAIVDHADGATTVAATMALAAAAGIEVFATGGIGGVHRGAIHSWDVSADLTELSRTPVLVVCAGAKAILDLPATLEYLETHGVPVVGYQTSEFPAFYTPQSGLPVAAVANNALTAARMWRIQRRYSAFAAPGGMVLCVPPPAQYALDRDVIEAAIGRALARAEAAGVRGPAVTPFLLAAMAEETVGESIETNIALLRNNTRVAAEVALRIGELG; this is encoded by the coding sequence ATGTTGCGCATTGCCGAAGAAGTCTCTACTGCTCTCGAAGAGGGCCGTGCTGTTGTTGCACTTGAAAGTACCCTCATCAGTCACGGCTTACCCTACCCACACAATCTGGCCGTTGCCGAGGGGTTGGAAGCTGAAGTTCGGGCAGCGGGTGCCGTGCCGGCAACGATTGGTCTCATTGAGGGTGTGCCGGTAATCGGGTTGAATGGGAATGAACTGGAGCGACTGGCCGCAGGTGGTGAACGAGTGCGTAAGCTGAGTCGGCGCGACATCGGAGCAGCCATTGTAGATCACGCTGACGGCGCAACGACGGTTGCTGCGACTATGGCGCTGGCTGCGGCTGCCGGTATTGAAGTCTTTGCGACGGGCGGGATCGGTGGCGTTCATCGTGGCGCGATTCATAGTTGGGATGTCAGCGCTGATCTGACCGAACTGAGTCGCACGCCGGTGTTGGTCGTCTGTGCCGGTGCCAAGGCTATCCTCGATCTCCCGGCTACCCTCGAATACCTAGAAACCCATGGGGTACCGGTCGTTGGCTACCAAACTTCTGAGTTCCCCGCTTTCTATACCCCCCAGAGTGGCCTGCCGGTAGCCGCAGTGGCCAATAATGCGTTGACCGCCGCACGGATGTGGCGTATCCAACGCCGCTACAGTGCCTTTGCTGCCCCAGGTGGTATGGTACTCTGTGTGCCACCACCGGCCCAGTATGCGCTTGACCGTGACGTGATTGAAGCGGCAATTGGTCGGGCACTGGCGCGAGCTGAAGCGGCGGGTGTGCGCGGGCCGGCAGTAACTCCTTTCCTGCTCGCAGCAATGGCGGAAGAGACAGTTGGTGAGAGTATTGAAACCAACATCGCCTTGTTGCGCAACAACACTCGCGTGGCTGCTGAAGTAGCGCTTCGGATCGGCGAATTAGGCTAA